A DNA window from Candidatus Bathyarchaeota archaeon contains the following coding sequences:
- a CDS encoding M3 family oligoendopeptidase, protein MAEVEMIWDLSQLVKKIDTASIREEHESMVAEAEKMRKEYRSRIENLDAQGLLKFLEMKDAYTLRFEGVTRYCRLMYSADTTNSVAKQLNDAVLKASTKVGQALAFIEIELGKLLAKKTSLVESPVLAEYKHYLERILRMVPHLLSEIEERLIIVKDRNGINSWERLQIDWLSTRTFDIEIEGKKKTLPYGEIIGLYESQNRGLRKRANQIVYENLGKDDIIWASAIRAVCEDHMQMCKLRKYPTPMTRSLIDNDVDQQTIDSLMRTIEKNVELYRRYLRLKARLMGLEKIANYDLVAPLSKALETDYSWKESRQEIVEAYMGFDEEIGVWVDEMFQKRHIDGKIRKGKESGAFCASWLAGKSAYILQSFNGKMGAVYTLAHELGHAIHAYLGSRAQKPSNYEIGSCIAETGSTFGELLLTERLLSKAKSKEEKQVILAHILDEFGMAAFQVSGRLFFEQSMYGAIERGEFLDGETIAKLWVAARDKIYGASVDWLKVMKWEWTMKPHYYMANYRFYNYPYVYAQLFVFALYRIYKEEGKIFVPKLKRILAAGSSKSPRELAVELDFDITKETFWEKGMQQAKEFISILEETL, encoded by the coding sequence ATGGCTGAAGTTGAGATGATCTGGGATCTCTCACAACTTGTTAAGAAAATAGACACAGCTTCAATTCGAGAAGAACATGAGTCCATGGTTGCTGAAGCTGAAAAAATGAGAAAGGAATATCGTAGTAGAATCGAGAATCTTGATGCACAAGGGCTCCTGAAATTTTTGGAGATGAAGGACGCATATACTCTGAGATTCGAAGGAGTGACACGGTATTGTCGTCTAATGTATTCCGCCGACACCACTAACAGCGTGGCCAAACAGCTCAACGATGCGGTACTCAAAGCATCCACGAAAGTTGGTCAGGCATTGGCGTTCATAGAGATTGAGTTGGGCAAGCTCCTTGCCAAGAAGACATCATTAGTGGAGAGCCCGGTACTGGCAGAGTACAAACATTATCTTGAAAGAATCCTGAGAATGGTGCCTCATTTGCTCTCAGAGATTGAGGAGCGTTTGATAATTGTCAAAGACAGGAACGGGATTAATTCTTGGGAGAGACTTCAAATTGATTGGCTTTCTACTAGAACCTTCGACATAGAAATCGAAGGGAAGAAGAAGACACTTCCATATGGCGAAATTATAGGCTTGTACGAGAGTCAGAATCGTGGCCTTCGAAAGAGAGCAAACCAGATAGTTTACGAAAATCTTGGGAAGGATGATATTATTTGGGCTAGCGCTATCCGCGCGGTATGTGAAGATCACATGCAAATGTGTAAACTGAGGAAATATCCTACTCCAATGACTCGAAGCTTGATTGATAACGATGTTGACCAACAAACTATTGATAGCTTAATGAGAACTATTGAAAAGAACGTAGAATTATACAGAAGATATCTGCGGCTAAAGGCTAGGCTCATGGGTCTAGAAAAGATAGCTAACTACGATTTAGTTGCTCCTCTATCCAAAGCGTTAGAAACGGACTACAGCTGGAAGGAATCCCGACAGGAAATAGTAGAGGCCTATATGGGGTTTGATGAGGAGATTGGGGTTTGGGTTGATGAGATGTTCCAGAAAAGGCACATTGACGGAAAAATACGGAAAGGCAAAGAATCGGGAGCCTTCTGTGCTTCTTGGCTCGCTGGAAAGAGTGCATACATTCTCCAAAGTTTCAACGGAAAGATGGGCGCGGTCTACACGTTGGCACACGAACTTGGTCATGCCATCCACGCATATCTCGGTTCAAGAGCCCAGAAGCCAAGTAACTACGAGATAGGTAGTTGCATTGCGGAAACTGGAAGCACATTCGGTGAACTGCTCTTAACTGAAAGGTTACTCTCTAAGGCAAAGTCAAAAGAGGAGAAGCAGGTGATTCTCGCCCACATACTCGACGAGTTTGGCATGGCAGCTTTCCAAGTTTCGGGACGACTATTCTTTGAGCAAAGCATGTATGGCGCCATAGAACGAGGTGAGTTCCTAGATGGGGAAACCATAGCCAAGTTATGGGTGGCGGCACGAGACAAAATCTACGGGGCCTCAGTTGATTGGCTAAAAGTGATGAAATGGGAGTGGACGATGAAACCCCACTACTACATGGCGAACTATCGCTTCTACAACTATCCATACGTCTATGCTCAGCTATTCGTATTTGCCCTCTACCGAATCTACAAAGAAGAAGGAAAAATTTTTGTCCCCAAATTAAAGAGGATCTTGGCTGCAGGCTCCAGCAAGTCTCCTCGTGAACTTGCTGTTGAATTAGACTTTGACATTACCAAGGAGACATTTTGGGAGAAAGGAATGCAGCAAGCTAAAGAATTCATTAGTATACTAGAAGAAACACTCTAG
- the ffh gene encoding signal recognition particle protein has product MALERLGSSIHGALKKVFRAAVVDEATVKELVRDIQRALLQADVNVQLVLSISKRIEDRALKEELPPGISRKEHVVKVVYEEITRFLGEKPVPLKIEPGKRRIIMLVGIQGSGKTTASAKLARYLQKRGLKPALVCVDTFRPGAFDQLKQLASRINIPVYGDPKSKNTINIARKGLKEFQNRDFVIIDTSGRHKEEKSLIEEMKQLEKAIKPDEVMLVIDGTIGQQAAIQAKAFHEATPIGSILISKLDGSARGGGALSAVATIGSPIKFISTGEKIEDIEAFVPSRFVGRLLGMGDLESLIEKVREAEIKIPEKKAKQILSGKFSLTDMYQQFEAMKGMGTFKRLLKMLPGMSYNIPDDMIDMAQDRLEKWRVIIQSMTPKERGTPKILSSSRIRRVARGSGTSEKEVKELLQQYNMMRRMMKQLRRKKLPFLTGKKLPKGFR; this is encoded by the coding sequence ATGGCGTTAGAACGTCTTGGCTCATCTATTCATGGCGCTTTAAAAAAGGTTTTTAGAGCCGCTGTCGTTGACGAAGCAACAGTGAAGGAACTTGTCCGCGACATTCAAAGAGCGCTTTTACAGGCTGATGTAAACGTACAGTTAGTTCTCAGCATATCAAAACGAATTGAAGATAGAGCTTTGAAAGAAGAGCTTCCCCCCGGCATCTCCCGAAAAGAACACGTAGTGAAAGTTGTTTATGAAGAAATAACCCGCTTTCTCGGAGAGAAACCCGTCCCATTAAAGATTGAGCCGGGCAAACGCCGTATTATTATGCTTGTCGGTATTCAAGGCTCAGGAAAGACTACCGCCTCTGCTAAGCTCGCTCGATATTTGCAAAAAAGAGGTTTGAAACCCGCCTTAGTATGTGTAGACACGTTCAGACCTGGTGCCTTCGACCAATTAAAGCAACTAGCCAGCCGCATAAACATTCCTGTGTACGGCGACCCAAAATCAAAAAACACAATTAACATTGCTCGGAAAGGATTGAAAGAATTTCAAAACCGGGACTTTGTTATTATTGACACATCAGGACGCCACAAAGAAGAGAAAAGCCTTATCGAAGAGATGAAACAGCTAGAGAAAGCCATTAAGCCAGACGAGGTAATGCTTGTTATAGATGGCACTATAGGGCAGCAAGCTGCGATTCAAGCCAAGGCGTTCCACGAAGCCACTCCAATAGGCTCAATTTTGATATCTAAATTGGACGGCTCTGCTCGTGGAGGCGGCGCACTGTCGGCAGTTGCGACCATAGGTTCTCCAATCAAATTCATCAGCACCGGTGAGAAAATCGAAGATATCGAAGCCTTTGTGCCATCCCGCTTCGTTGGGCGTCTCTTGGGCATGGGAGACCTAGAAAGCCTCATAGAAAAAGTCCGAGAAGCTGAAATCAAAATTCCAGAGAAAAAAGCTAAACAGATACTCAGCGGCAAATTCTCCCTCACCGATATGTACCAGCAATTCGAAGCCATGAAAGGAATGGGCACCTTTAAACGTCTCTTAAAAATGTTACCTGGCATGTCCTATAACATTCCAGACGACATGATTGACATGGCTCAAGACCGACTGGAAAAATGGCGTGTCATCATTCAGTCAATGACTCCGAAAGAGCGGGGAACCCCGAAAATCTTGTCTTCTTCTCGTATACGCCGGGTCGCGAGAGGGTCGGGGACTTCGGAGAAAGAGGTTAAGGAGCTTTTGCAGCAGTAC
- a CDS encoding deoxyhypusine synthase, whose product MKNVTQIRLKRGITVAQLTREMDNCGVLGAGKLGKAARLVTGMFKNPDYTVFLTLAGALVPGGLRNIIAQLIESGHVNVVVTTGANMVHDMVEALGYRHKVGTFRAEDEQLKREDIGRIGDIYIEHRAFKDLEKWLYQLLEEIPEQRRLRISPSDLLFEIGKRIADQNSILATAARKNVPVICPGLPDSIVGFQLWIYGQDKKLVLDPLGDVSKLVDEVYEAKKSGTIILGGGLPKHFALFANTFREGVDAAVQITMDRPEPGGLSGASLEEAISWSKVKSAENTVTVICDATIAFPLIVAAALEEF is encoded by the coding sequence TTGAAAAACGTAACTCAGATACGACTTAAGCGTGGAATAACCGTCGCCCAATTGACCAGAGAAATGGACAACTGTGGAGTTTTAGGTGCTGGAAAACTAGGGAAGGCAGCAAGGCTTGTCACAGGAATGTTCAAGAACCCAGACTATACCGTCTTTTTAACCTTAGCCGGGGCACTTGTTCCTGGCGGCTTGAGAAACATAATTGCTCAACTCATCGAGAGCGGCCATGTAAACGTGGTTGTGACCACTGGTGCTAACATGGTTCATGACATGGTTGAAGCTTTAGGCTACAGGCACAAGGTAGGCACGTTCAGAGCTGAAGATGAACAACTAAAGAGAGAAGATATTGGTAGAATAGGCGACATTTACATAGAACACAGAGCCTTTAAAGACTTGGAGAAATGGCTTTATCAACTTCTTGAAGAAATACCAGAGCAGAGACGTCTACGAATTTCTCCTTCCGACCTGCTTTTCGAAATTGGGAAACGGATAGCCGACCAAAACTCTATTTTAGCGACGGCTGCAAGAAAAAACGTGCCAGTAATTTGCCCAGGCCTACCAGATTCGATAGTGGGATTCCAACTTTGGATCTACGGACAAGACAAAAAACTAGTTCTCGATCCTCTTGGCGACGTGTCTAAGCTTGTGGATGAGGTTTATGAGGCTAAAAAATCAGGCACCATAATTCTAGGCGGCGGATTACCAAAGCATTTTGCCTTATTTGCCAACACTTTCCGTGAGGGAGTAGATGCGGCAGTTCAGATTACTATGGATAGGCCTGAGCCAGGCGGCTTGAGCGGTGCATCTTTGGAGGAGGCCATTAGCTGGAGCAAAGTCAAATCCGCAGAGAACACCGTTACCGTTATCTGTGATGCCACAATCGCTTTTCCGCTTATTGTTGCGGCTGCTTTGGAAGAGTTCTAG